From Nitratidesulfovibrio vulgaris str. Hildenborough, a single genomic window includes:
- a CDS encoding methyl-accepting chemotaxis protein, with amino-acid sequence MRWNLRNRFLVPIISILVFGMGVTAYIAYTTASRNLEAALMQSSILVRDMLSRELSTTVEDSQSDIGSQAKRDEFARVLSDPTPEHTKKAVQALRDTLEEYSTYQSLAVVGPDGVVVASNRQEDIGKVNLGSRDYFKTAIQGTPAVSDAVLSKVNNKPVFVVASPVKRDGRVIGVIYGAIDLARFATEVIDPIRIGKTGYAFLVSKAGFIAAHPDKSHILTLNLKDEPWAAPMFRNPSGEVEYTFKGKDKILVYTTEKRTGWQLAVTVDMDEINESVAAIRNTTLAVGIIMLLVTSVVVFLIVRSIVNALNKGVDFARAVADGDLGQDLALTRQDEIGTLAEALRVMVRRLKEMIATSEAKTQEAEEQTRKAEVATREAEAARAQAENARREGLLLAASQLEGIVERISSASEELSAQVEQAARGSSTQLQRTTEAATAMEEMNASVMEIARNAAEAAESSEHARREADEGASVVGSVVEAISDVDAKTGELKLSLDMLGTRAENIGQIMTVITDIADQTNLLALNAAIEAARAGEAGRGFAVVADEVRKLAEKTMNATKEVGEAVRAIQSGTKDNIRGMDEAAMSVGRSTELASIAGDALARIVGLIEGSADQVRAIATASEEQSAASEQINRGTDEVNRIASETAGAMGECAKAMTELSAMTQELRSLIVKLKAA; translated from the coding sequence ATGCGTTGGAACCTGCGAAACCGCTTTCTCGTTCCCATCATCAGTATCCTTGTATTCGGCATGGGTGTCACAGCGTACATTGCATACACCACCGCCTCACGCAATCTTGAAGCAGCACTCATGCAGTCTTCAATCCTTGTGCGTGACATGCTGTCGAGAGAACTCTCCACGACAGTCGAAGACAGCCAGAGTGACATCGGTTCACAGGCCAAACGTGATGAATTCGCACGGGTGTTGAGCGACCCCACCCCCGAACACACGAAAAAGGCCGTGCAGGCACTCCGGGACACACTGGAAGAGTATAGCACCTACCAGTCGCTGGCGGTCGTCGGCCCTGACGGTGTGGTGGTTGCCAGCAACCGGCAAGAGGACATCGGCAAGGTGAACCTCGGCAGCCGCGACTACTTCAAGACCGCCATACAGGGAACGCCAGCCGTTTCGGATGCCGTACTCAGCAAGGTCAACAACAAGCCGGTCTTCGTCGTGGCATCACCGGTGAAACGTGATGGCAGGGTCATCGGCGTCATCTACGGTGCCATCGACCTTGCAAGGTTCGCCACAGAGGTCATCGACCCCATACGCATAGGCAAGACAGGATATGCCTTCCTCGTCTCGAAGGCCGGTTTCATTGCGGCACACCCGGACAAGTCGCACATCCTCACGCTCAATCTCAAGGATGAGCCCTGGGCAGCCCCCATGTTCAGGAACCCGTCTGGCGAAGTGGAGTACACGTTCAAAGGCAAGGACAAGATTCTCGTCTACACCACGGAGAAACGGACCGGGTGGCAATTGGCCGTCACCGTGGACATGGACGAGATAAACGAGTCCGTGGCCGCCATACGCAACACGACCCTTGCCGTAGGCATCATCATGCTGCTGGTCACCAGTGTTGTCGTGTTCCTCATCGTACGCAGTATCGTGAACGCCCTGAACAAGGGAGTGGATTTCGCACGGGCGGTGGCAGACGGCGACCTCGGGCAGGATTTGGCCCTTACACGACAGGACGAGATAGGCACCCTGGCCGAAGCCTTGCGCGTCATGGTACGGCGACTCAAGGAGATGATCGCCACCTCCGAAGCCAAGACGCAGGAGGCCGAAGAGCAGACCCGCAAGGCCGAAGTGGCCACCCGCGAAGCCGAAGCCGCCCGCGCACAGGCAGAGAACGCTCGCCGCGAGGGACTCTTGCTGGCGGCATCGCAACTTGAAGGTATCGTCGAGCGCATATCCTCCGCCTCCGAGGAGCTTTCCGCGCAGGTCGAACAGGCGGCGCGCGGTTCATCGACCCAGTTGCAGCGCACTACGGAAGCGGCCACCGCCATGGAGGAGATGAACGCCTCGGTCATGGAGATTGCCCGCAACGCCGCCGAAGCGGCGGAAAGTTCGGAGCACGCCCGCAGGGAGGCAGACGAAGGGGCCAGCGTGGTGGGTTCGGTGGTGGAGGCCATCTCCGATGTGGATGCCAAGACCGGCGAACTGAAACTGAGTCTCGACATGCTCGGCACACGGGCCGAGAATATCGGACAGATCATGACGGTCATCACCGACATCGCGGACCAGACGAACCTGCTGGCCCTCAACGCTGCCATCGAGGCGGCCCGTGCCGGTGAAGCCGGACGCGGCTTCGCGGTCGTCGCCGACGAGGTGCGCAAGCTCGCCGAGAAGACCATGAACGCCACCAAGGAAGTGGGCGAGGCCGTCCGGGCCATCCAGTCGGGCACCAAGGACAACATCCGAGGCATGGACGAAGCGGCCATGTCTGTGGGGCGGAGCACGGAACTCGCCAGCATCGCGGGTGACGCGCTGGCGCGCATCGTGGGGCTCATCGAAGGCAGCGCCGATCAGGTGCGGGCCATCGCCACCGCCAGCGAAGAACAGTCCGCCGCCAGCGAACAGATCAACCGTGGCACCGATGAAGTGAACCGCATCGCCTCCGAAACCGCAGGCGCCATGGGCGAATGCGCGAAGGCCATGACGGAGTTGTCCGCCATGACGCAGGAACTTCGTTCGCTCATCGTCAAGCTGAAGGCGGCGTAA
- a CDS encoding ABC-type transport auxiliary lipoprotein family protein, with protein MTPFRNFTTLCAILLLAASTISGAGCARVLDPGPAPQRILLSPDMPRTDATPRPAAPVQLAVSLPETTRSLDTDHIAILQGRELSYLPNVRWGSHVPQMLQRHIIDALDAGTRIGTVSAESAGVFPDVRLMVDIQQFAARTEARETGVDIRLRLQMLDVRKGRIIASQNVEAYVPLADDRRATLLDGFEAALSGILEKTARWVELTVQQRN; from the coding sequence ATGACACCATTCCGCAACTTCACGACGTTGTGCGCCATCCTTTTGCTGGCGGCCTCGACCATCTCCGGCGCAGGCTGTGCGCGAGTGCTCGACCCCGGCCCGGCACCGCAGCGCATCCTGCTGTCTCCTGACATGCCCCGCACCGATGCCACACCCCGTCCTGCCGCCCCGGTGCAACTCGCCGTCTCACTGCCTGAGACGACGCGCTCGCTCGACACCGACCATATCGCCATCCTGCAGGGTCGCGAACTCAGCTATCTGCCCAATGTGCGATGGGGAAGCCATGTACCGCAGATGCTGCAACGGCACATCATCGACGCACTCGATGCAGGCACACGCATCGGCACAGTCTCCGCCGAAAGCGCAGGAGTCTTCCCCGACGTGCGACTCATGGTGGACATCCAGCAATTCGCGGCACGCACCGAGGCCCGGGAAACGGGCGTAGACATCCGCCTGCGCCTGCAAATGCTCGATGTCCGCAAAGGGCGCATCATCGCCTCACAAAACGTCGAAGCGTACGTCCCACTGGCAGACGACAGACGGGCAACGCTGCTCGACGGTTTCGAAGCCGCGCTCTCCGGCATCCTCGAGAAAACGGCACGCTGGGTCGAGCTCACTGTACAGCAGAGGAACTAA
- a CDS encoding MlaD family protein yields METRASYILVGVFTLLAVTGALAFVLWTAGRGEGKAMAAYDVHFSGNVMGLSVASDVFFNGVKVGAVKQITLNPDDPAKVKVRIEIDATTPVREDSVASLEGRGLTGVSVVQITGGSPHAPLLVGTAGEVPVIASRASRLEELFAGMPQLVGSGNELVNRLADVLNAENRAALASTFHALDTVTARMAARADSLDRIITNMDTTTRRLANASAGLETLAGDMRDLTRGDMRDSIVAVGNTARRLDALLAAAEPGVTGFSTEGLEDMRRLLIESRHLVTTLNRMAQRMESDPRRFMFGNQLPEYEER; encoded by the coding sequence ATGGAAACCCGTGCCAGCTACATTCTCGTGGGCGTCTTCACGCTCCTCGCCGTGACCGGGGCCCTCGCCTTCGTCCTCTGGACTGCGGGGCGGGGCGAAGGCAAGGCCATGGCGGCCTATGACGTCCATTTCAGCGGCAACGTCATGGGCCTCAGCGTGGCCAGCGACGTCTTCTTCAACGGCGTCAAGGTCGGGGCCGTGAAACAGATAACCCTCAACCCCGACGACCCCGCCAAGGTCAAGGTACGTATCGAAATCGATGCCACCACCCCCGTCCGCGAAGATTCGGTCGCCAGTCTCGAAGGTCGCGGACTCACCGGTGTCTCGGTGGTACAGATAACCGGCGGTTCGCCCCATGCCCCGCTACTCGTCGGTACTGCGGGCGAAGTGCCTGTCATAGCCTCTCGCGCGTCACGTCTCGAGGAACTCTTCGCGGGAATGCCCCAGCTTGTGGGGTCGGGCAACGAACTGGTCAACAGGCTTGCCGATGTGCTCAACGCAGAGAACAGGGCCGCGCTCGCCTCGACCTTCCATGCCCTCGACACCGTCACCGCACGCATGGCCGCACGTGCCGACAGCCTCGACAGGATCATCACCAACATGGACACGACCACGCGCCGCCTCGCCAATGCCTCGGCAGGTCTTGAGACCCTGGCGGGCGATATGCGCGACCTGACCCGCGGCGACATGCGCGACAGCATCGTGGCCGTGGGCAACACCGCACGCCGTCTCGACGCCCTGCTCGCCGCAGCCGAACCCGGCGTCACGGGCTTCAGCACAGAAGGGCTTGAGGATATGCGCCGCCTGCTCATCGAGTCTCGTCACCTTGTGACGACCCTGAACCGCATGGCGCAAAGGATGGAGAGCGACCCCCGGCGCTTCATGTTCGGCAACCAGCTACCGGAGTATGAAGAACGATGA
- a CDS encoding ABC transporter ATP-binding protein produces the protein MRTLNSTSPAVIRLRGIVNRFGAQTVHDGLDLDVERGKVLALIGGSGTGKSVLLRTIIGLRRPQGGSIEVLGTDVLHGTSAALRDLRRRWGVLFQDGALFSSLTVLENIQVPLREFLSLPGDLMDEIAFMKLRMAGLPPGAAHKYPSELSGGMRKRAGLARALVMDPELLFLDEPTAGLDPIGAAAFDDLLAELREALGLTVVLVTHDLDSLYAVCDKVAVLADRRILKVGTIDELISLDHPWVRDYFTGPRGRAAQHAPQGIPCPTSQPSTRQR, from the coding sequence ATGAGAACCCTCAACAGCACTTCTCCCGCCGTCATCAGGCTACGCGGCATCGTCAACCGCTTCGGCGCCCAGACAGTGCACGACGGCCTCGACCTTGACGTCGAGCGCGGCAAGGTTCTCGCCCTCATTGGCGGGTCGGGCACGGGCAAGTCCGTGCTTCTGCGCACCATCATCGGATTGCGCAGACCACAGGGGGGCAGCATAGAAGTGCTTGGCACCGATGTCCTGCACGGCACCTCGGCGGCCTTGCGCGACCTGCGCCGCCGCTGGGGGGTGCTCTTTCAGGATGGTGCCCTCTTCTCGTCGCTCACTGTGCTCGAGAACATCCAGGTGCCGCTACGCGAATTCCTGTCGCTGCCCGGCGACCTCATGGACGAAATCGCCTTCATGAAGCTCCGCATGGCCGGACTCCCCCCCGGTGCCGCGCACAAGTACCCTTCTGAACTTTCGGGCGGTATGCGCAAACGCGCAGGACTCGCGCGCGCCCTCGTCATGGACCCCGAGTTGCTCTTTCTCGACGAACCCACGGCAGGCCTCGACCCCATCGGGGCCGCCGCCTTCGACGACCTCCTCGCCGAATTGCGTGAGGCACTGGGCCTTACCGTCGTTCTCGTCACCCACGACCTCGACTCGCTCTACGCCGTATGCGACAAGGTCGCGGTGCTGGCTGACCGTCGCATCCTCAAGGTGGGCACCATCGACGAACTCATCAGCCTCGACCACCCCTGGGTTCGCGACTACTTCACAGGCCCGCGTGGACGAGCCGCACAACACGCCCCCCAAGGCATACCCTGCCCCACATCACAGCCGTCCACACGGCAGCGGTGA
- a CDS encoding ABC transporter permease: MPHVPQQLDAPSLAREEDPRGITENGSRLPDVLLESFGNTGILRFSGAWDVATAARARGQLQHLAIPAECGDLTFDLTGVLRLDTAGALVITTFRTALEKQGIAPLLHCAPAHNALIDRVAAIDMSEAPTVRHASALARTLNAIGASIVEETEQAVGILAFMGMLVISLVGLVLRPWRFRWVSLCSHMEQTGVQAVPIVALLSFLIGLVTAYMGAEQFARFGAQVFVINLLEISTLREMGVLLTALVVAGRSGSSFTAQIGAMVANEEVSAMRALGLDPIEVLVVPRVLALVVMLPILAFIADIMGILGGGVAAWGTLGIDPANFTARFHEIVHLRNFVVGMIKAPFFALVIALVGCFQGFRVTGSAESVGRLTTQAVVEAIFMVIVLNALFAILFTSLGV, translated from the coding sequence ATGCCACACGTTCCCCAGCAACTCGACGCCCCTTCGCTTGCCCGTGAAGAAGACCCGCGCGGCATAACCGAGAACGGGTCGCGGCTGCCAGACGTTCTTCTGGAAAGCTTCGGCAACACGGGCATACTCCGTTTCTCGGGGGCATGGGACGTGGCGACGGCGGCACGCGCACGCGGGCAACTCCAGCACCTTGCCATCCCGGCCGAGTGCGGCGACCTGACGTTCGACCTCACGGGGGTGCTGCGGCTTGACACCGCAGGCGCCCTCGTCATCACCACCTTCCGCACCGCCCTCGAGAAGCAGGGCATCGCCCCGCTTCTGCACTGTGCCCCGGCGCACAACGCCCTCATCGACCGTGTGGCGGCCATCGACATGTCCGAAGCGCCCACGGTGCGCCACGCCTCGGCCCTTGCCCGCACACTCAACGCCATCGGGGCTTCCATTGTCGAAGAAACCGAGCAGGCTGTCGGCATTCTCGCCTTCATGGGCATGCTCGTCATCTCACTGGTGGGACTCGTGTTGCGTCCGTGGCGTTTCAGGTGGGTCTCGCTATGCAGCCACATGGAACAGACAGGGGTACAGGCGGTGCCCATCGTCGCGCTTCTCTCGTTTCTCATCGGCCTTGTCACCGCGTACATGGGGGCCGAACAATTCGCCCGCTTCGGGGCGCAGGTCTTCGTCATCAACCTTCTGGAGATTTCGACGCTGCGCGAGATGGGCGTGTTGCTCACCGCCCTGGTCGTAGCCGGACGTTCAGGGTCCTCGTTTACGGCCCAGATAGGCGCCATGGTGGCCAATGAAGAGGTTTCGGCCATGCGCGCGCTTGGCCTCGACCCCATCGAGGTGCTGGTGGTGCCACGCGTGCTGGCGCTGGTAGTCATGCTGCCCATTCTCGCCTTCATCGCCGACATCATGGGCATCCTCGGTGGCGGCGTTGCCGCATGGGGGACCCTCGGCATAGACCCGGCCAATTTCACGGCCCGTTTCCACGAGATAGTGCATCTGCGCAACTTCGTGGTGGGTATGATAAAAGCCCCGTTCTTCGCACTCGTCATCGCGCTTGTGGGCTGCTTTCAGGGATTCCGGGTCACCGGCAGTGCAGAGTCGGTGGGCCGCCTCACGACGCAGGCCGTGGTGGAAGCCATCTTCATGGTCATCGTACTCAACGCGCTCTTCGCCATCCTTTTCACCTCCCTCGGCGTCTGA